A segment of the Mercurialis annua linkage group LG4, ddMerAnnu1.2, whole genome shotgun sequence genome:
AAATAATTACATACAAAAATTCGCCAGCAAACAGATTTagttaagaaattaaaataaaattgataatttgacattccaattttttattttatttttccagtTTCCACACGGTTAAAAAAATGAACCCGAGCCAAAACTTTACGGTTTCACTCTAACAACCCAAGTTGATATCAGTTACTCTGTAACTGCCGAGTAGCTCTATATATACATAACAAACAACAATAGAATCTTTGATCACATAACTGCATTTCAAGAAACTGACAACAATTAGGTTACAGTTAAACATCAATGGCTGATCCAATTCTTGAAGACGCAGCAGAGGAGAATTTTCCATTTGGAGATTTTCTCGTTCCCTGTGATTCAACGCTTATTGGTTTTCTGCATAGCGCGATAATGGGTGTTCCAATCCCCGTTGATCCACTACCATACTATGACATTTTCTCAGCTCCCAGTCCTCTGCGTCTAATTCCTCGCAGTaagattctttttcaatttctttaacttCTCCATGTGTTTGATGCGATTCCCATGAGAAAACTGTAAGCTAATAATAGGGTTTCTTGGGCATGCAATGCAGATCGTCGTAATAACCCTCAAATGACACATGAATGGTACTGCTTTTGGAACAGAAAAATGGGGGGGAAGATTATAAAAACTAGTGTTGGTTTTTACCAATTCTCTGCTCGTGCAGTTGTCTATCATGTTCTTGATACTGATGTCACTATGGGTTTTTCCCGCACGTTCGATTTTTACATGGGAAACCCATCTGATGAAACACATCATTATACTATTTGGCGTGTAGAAGAGTTTAAGATCAATCCTAATATTGTTCAagttgatgatgatgatctCGCTGCTAAACGAAGGGTGAGTAAATGGATTTTCACTTCACTTGATGGTTGATTTATCTCCTCATGTGATTCAtgtttttcataattttcaGGTTTCTAATCTGGTTGTGTACAAAATTGTAAGATCGAACGACAAGAAACTTAAATATCCATACGGGTATGGGTTTGAATTTACCGATAGTTTGCTGCTTACTTTCTTGAAGAGGACGATACAGGGTCTAGATCTTCCTGGCCATCCTATCCCCGTCGACATTGATGTTTACTCGTATGCTAGCCCTGAAGATCTTCCTTTTGGTACGTCCATCACTGATTTATTAcagcttttttattttcttcatgcATTTTAACCAATAATTTGCTCCCTGACAGAACTTTGCAAGCGATCAAGATTGGATGAGTGGCACTTCATTAGGCGAACGgatgaaatcaattttttaactaGAGATGGTTTCTATGAAATGACTATTTTGCAACCTATCTATGTGGAGATTgcaaaaaatgaatttatacTCCGTGGTTACAAACGTACTCTGGATTTTTATATTCGAAGGCCGCCTGCCTACGCTGCAATAAAATCTGCTTGGAGTATAATTGAGTATCAAGTTGATCCTAGTTTCATTGAAGAATGGGTatattcaatttctttttctctagcTTGTGGGGCTATATTGCATATTAATTTATTCATTGGGGTTTATGATATCTTTTGTTTCCCTTTTCAGGATCGTCGTGATTTTGTTCTCTGCAAAGTTGTAAACAGGGATTCTGATGAAGAAATTTTTGCACCTATTGGGGAAAGGCATTGGACCTGAGGAAAATGTTGAACCTGCTGAGGCGATTCCTGAACCTGATGAGGAAATTGGTTAACCTGATGATGAGATTATTGAACCTGATGAGGCGATTCCTGAGCCTGATAAGGATACTTCAGAACTTGATGAGGAATTTTCTGAACCTACAATGAAGAAATTTCTCAGAAGGTATTGCTAACTGGTATACTAGAATTCCATTTCAAATCTTGTATAGAttgtttttcatttgtttaGTTCAGTTGCATACAGTGTCAATATTCAGGCAAGAAGTACAGGTAGCTATTAGAAGCATATACTATAGAATTACCAATCTCTTAGAAATAAAACATTATAGCAAAATCTGAAATTAATGTTGAGTGTGTGAGGAATCTGAACTCGCGATCTTATGGCTAATTCTGAATGTAGCTGATGGTTCAAGTATTTTACATGTCTTGCTTGTCAAGGAAAAAATGTTTATTGCTGGCTTTCTTGAGTCATTGAGATTGAAATTACTTTTTGGTAATATCATTGTCGTTTaaacataataataaataaactatgaaACGATTTATTTTCATATCTGTAATTCATAGAACAGAATATGAAGATTCAAAAATGTACAATGTCAATTGTTAATGGGAACTAGCTAGACTAACCATTTTACATTGAAAGGCAATTTTGTCAACCCCGTCTTGACCTGTTTATAGGCGGGGTTGAATGGGTCCGGGCCTAGTCCAACCAGACTTAACTCTGTTAAATACAAGTTAAGTTTACATGTGGTTCAAATCTCATATCGATGATTCAAATTCGATCTAAACATTATGTTTAGggatttttttgagaaatatccataaaatgataaaatatttttaaaaatacggtTTAATCAAAATTGTTGAAATGTAATTTAAGTTTACCAACTGgttattaaaaataagttattataaaaaaattatatatatttactatcgatttatttaaaaaaataaattaatattgtctattttttaatttataaaatgttaaagtTATTTATTACTAATCTACTATCAGTTTATTGTTAGAGTTATAAAACATGTACTAAGTTAGTTCCAACTTTATTACTTTCGTTTGACTATAAAAACAAGTTTGATATTAGTTCACTGtcgatttatttttattttaataaaaaaataagtatactATTAGTTtgctaaaacaattataaaaattaaataaactatttagtttaattactaATTCCCTCCTAACTTTAAAAGTTCAAagaattttgaaataattttgaaataaactatttttatttttaaggtctttttaaaaataatatacaaagTCAACAATATTCATTATAAAAAAGTGAGTACAGATGAGAGGaattttacattaaaataaaaatagtgatAAAGGGATAAAATCTATTCAGATAAAATGACATAAgagtaatatttaaatattaaataatttgattttactaTCTTACCTTTATATGTATATGCATTGGAAAAGAATTAATTAGTCTTTTGTATAGCTATTAATTCTAACATTAATGGCTCTATCCAGATTGATATTATCCCTTTATCTATagtgttaaaataatttttttaatagagacATCTATTTTAATATGAGAGTTTTAGCTTTGAATTTTGTATGCCTACTAATTAAGAAGAATcttaaaaatacaccaaaattaTGTACTATAAGATGTAAAAGTAGTACAGTACAAGAAGTACAGATGTTAGATGAATAAATGCTGCATTTACATGTGAAAAACAGATATTACTCTCTCTAGCTACCtctaaaatgagaaaaatgatGCATGTGATTGCACAGATTATTATTCTAATGCATAATTCCACCCTTGAACTTATGCATTTGTATTTATTCGGTCCCTAAACTACTAGTTTAACCAATAAAATTTCCTTATTTGTCAAATGAACTTCTAAACCctttaattttatgtatattagCCTTTTATCATGCTAGCATAGACAAATGATTTCTCATAATTTCTTATACTATTTAAGGGCATGAATAGTggttaaatgttaatttataagcaaataaaatatattttcacctctaaattttaatactttaactTCTAATATATCTAATCAATTACATCATATGTCTTCTATTTTTGTTCACTTTCACTTTtgaatttgtcatttttttaaacatataatATGTCAAAAGAAAATATTGTATTGCACTATATTGCACTAACATATGACATTTAACATtaaatatcttatttttaattttcaatataactataatattttaaattattttaactttcatcAATTGCTTTATATTTCATCGTTCTTAATTTATTTCTCAACTTTTTCAATCAAAGATATTCCCTCACATGTCACATTTAAATTTACTTCTTAATTTTATATCAGACTAATATTATTAGTAATTCTACGATTACTCTCTCATAAATGGTGAATCatataatgattaaaataataattagctTTTGATCAACCGTCATGCTCCGCTACATTTTGTTGTTGAAAAAACAGTAACAATTAAACTACTCCAGAAGTATAGATTCAAATCATGACGCTTGcatatttttatctaaattataCATCTTTTTGTTGAATTAGACTACAATTCATGTCGTGACATCATACTAAGTCACTAATGAATGTTCGATCTATTGATACATAAAATCAAGCACCTAATGTACagtaaaaaaagataaaatttacttaatagGACACCGATGAACGTTGGATGCGCATGAATTATAGGTTGTCTAAAAGCCAAAAAAATAGAGATAATGAGAATGAAATGCTAGATGTTATATATGCTAATCTCCTTTAAAGGCTATGTTAATTTTGGTTGCTTTTAACTTGAGCACATACAAATGATGTTTTCTAcagatattttaatttctttttgatAGCTTCAAcgttttgaaaagaaaattgataaaaatgaactaaataagaaaaaaaatgctatttttcgaaaaattaatttttcttagtAAATTTACTCTCAACCAAGTGAGGTGTGAGAGTATTAATTATTAAGCCCGTATTATTCTCCTATGTTTGCTCTTTCTTTATTTTCATTCATTTCTATTCATTTGGCGCCAATGAACTTGTTCTCACTGTACTATGTACCTTTCCTTTCTCCTTCACATGCCCAATTCTGGACCATTTTCTTTCACCATTCAACCATATATTGGGATatgaaaatcaactaaataCAATCgtacattatttttttaactttttcaaatgtaaaattttcatattactatatctgttttatttttacacatattatcttaaaatatgATATAGCAAAATATATCATTAACctaaattttgaaattcaataatATTAATTAGATAAAAGAAGAGTGggtgttaatatttttaaatttatttttaggacGTTAAAAAGTGTAAAAATGACAAACAAAATATAACGGATGCAGTACTAATATTCTCACTATTAAACTACatggaatataaattaaatacatcTTATTCAAATTGTTATCAttaattttagataattttattaaatttattgaagGTTCAACAGACTTTACGAGTTACATATAATATCTCAAAAAAGTGATATATTCATCACCTAAATTGATgacaaattatataattaagttCATAATAACGATCAGATTATAATGCCTGAATCTAttgagataattaaatatttaattatagaaataagCATTTACTCATTCTAGAGATTTCATTTCACCCCACAATCcaataaaaaaaagcaaaattatatttgaaaattaaaaaaaaagtgccTTAAAAATTGGCTTTAGCACATGGGTATTCTTGAAGAGCAGAGTAAGTTGTCACCATCATCACAATCACAGTAGTATGGCAGTAGTAATGTGCCACACCATGAGAGACAACTATAAGGGACCAAAGCTGCACCCCATTTTTCACTCAGATATTATGCCACTGCTACAATCATCCCTATATTTATGTTCACTCACTGTCACCACCCCCATACTCTTCCTCTTTCCAAACACACCCTTTTAACCAAAATCACAAACTAATAACCTTCATTTTCATACACTAGCACAATTATTACTTATGTTTTTGACAGTTTCCAAGTTTTAGAAACATCACTAGATTTGGCCAAAAAATAATATCTTCCTTTTACCTTAAAGATGAATCAAATTGGATTGGAATCTCAAGTTCAATGAATTCAATAAATTCcttcaattaattaatcaattaaatttcaatCCCAATGCAAAAAAACTTGGATTCTTCCCATTGTCTTCACAAGTTAATGACAAAATActtcaaacatataaacaaatgAGTAAGCTAATATTTTTGAGGGACtaattaaactatttaaaatttaaattggaatCCAGCCAACATAGCATAAATTAAGATTTTAGTTATTTCTAATCAATCAACTATCAAATCCCAATGCAAGGAATTGGGATTCATCTCATTGTAGTCATCacaaatttaagctaaaaatacaataaaaatgtcaaaaacatGAAAGAAAATTTGAGATCAAGCACAAAACAAAAGAGCTACTGGCTATATAGTTAAGTTGCAAACTTTCTTTCACTTTCTCATCACCCaaacagaacaaaaaaaaaagaagcatATGCAAACATCTAAAAACAACAGAAAATGCCTATAAAACTACAGCATTGCTATTATTGTCTGCTTCAGCAGCATTAGATCCATAAAACTGAATCAACTTTTGTAAAACAAAGACTTGAGTTTTTAAAAGAACAATGTAATCGGCGGTTTCCTGAAACAACTGGTCCGGTTTAACGGTATCTCCATTGTTCGCCGGAATGAGATTCTTGAGAGCTTCTAGCTTATCTGATACCTTCGACGACGAGAACTTGGTAGTTTTTGCTTCAGATTTCTTGCAGACACGACGCCGTGCATGTACTgaagttcttcttcttcttctttgaaAAATTGATGTTGTTGATGATGTTCTCTTTGTGGAGTTGTTCTTCAGGGAAATCTTGGAATTTTTTGAGATTGAGTTCATGGTGATGGTGGTGATGAGTTGCAGAGAGGAAGACAGTGAGTAAGTTATAGGGCAAGGAGGGAGAGCCGAGTCGAGGTTTAAGTAGTAAAAAGAGTCTCGAAATTGTCATTTGATTTGTTAATTTACTACGAAACTGCCATCTCTTGTCGTTTTGTTTGTCTCGTTATATCTCTTCTTAATTCCCTTCCTCCCTTTTCTGTACCTTTCCATTTgacaatattattaattaaatgtcACACtttattttgtacttttttttattattattattattattaataattctaaaaattaaataaatatttaataaaacaacattatttaatttttttatagcaattatattttatttattcatatATTAATGAAATATTAATAAGCTACCTTTTTTCATGATTTTTTCTAAACACAATATAAAAATCAAGCTAGTAAGAGAACATACAAAAAGTAAAGTATATACGTCTTATTTGGTTGATGTCGATCAcagttaatgttttaaaaataattaattcgtCATTATGACTAATGAAGATCAAACAAGAAACTCTTCTCCGTAGTATGAtttgtatatattataaattatttatttattgttataaACCGTATCATCAATCATTATTAATTGATAGCTAcgatatttatttaaaagtataaattattgtattcatgttttattttaaataataagtaaatgattataaaatatcatattcTTGTGAAAATGTTAATTCATTTAGAATTTATAGTTTATATTTATGGATGATACATCATGCACTagtttaaattctattttaaaatatagataCCAGCATTCATTTGTGAAAATGACTAAATGAATTTGTACGTAGTCACTTGTAAAAAATCATATTCTTGaaactataattatataaaaaaattacataattataGAGTTCTTGGTCCCATAATGTATAATCGTTTAAAATTAGTGCATGATGCATTACATACCCAATTTCTAAAAGAAATTTTCTTATATCTCCCATAGAAATCGTATACTTTCTTTGtggattttttaaaatctactTTTTCTATTACTAGTTATTTAcgtaattataaaaacaatcaaattaaATACCATTATAGTAgtattttttaatgaaatttatcAGTAAAAAATTTGTTGTTACATAATTTAATGTTACATTAATTGTTACAGAATGAAACTATACTTATTCAAACCTAAAATGAGAGACAATTAATTGGGAACTTGAGAAAAACTATTCTTGTAGTTGAATAATCAAAATTCATAGAGCAAATGTTTGGCATATTgatataatttcatttaaacatgtacaaattttaaaataaagtcaGTAGTAGTTAATAGCACGACCGTAAATAAGAGAGAGTTTGATTGTCCTCTAGCTATTAGTTTCAATTATCTCAATCTATCTTTCTTTTTGTATATAGTTTAAtctgtattatttatattaaattattataaaattataaaattttaggataTAAATTCGAATGGTATGATTAATTGTGAAAAAGggtatattaatttaaataaagggtcaacgcgccccctgaacttgtgacgcTGAGTCATTTAgcccaatttataattttttgagcaactaaccccaaaactctttatttttgggtcaaataactccataatttatatttttattttaaaaaacagatttaagataattttatcgcaacaattaggaaagtatctaattacttttttgcatccctcacctccaatttgtattttacgcattttaaaaatataattatggggttacttgacccgaaaatgaagagttttggggttatttgctcaaaaaagtataaattgagttagatgatcccgtgacacaagtttagggggcgcgttgacccttttttcatattaattttgTAACAATGTTCACATAATCTTAATATTTAATCAGTATTGAATTagtaatttaattaagtttagctaataatttcaataaaaaaaacaaaggaaAAATATGCACTACATACTCTATATATCTTCCAAAAGAAATGCATAGAATAGGAAGGTGAGGAGGTAGGGTAGGGCAGCCAAGAAATCTCACAAGATGGACAGATCCAATGGTCCAGATCATTTAATAGTGATTTTGTCGTCGATGATGGGCCACTCGAATCGTGGGGTCCTAATTTAGTGGGATCAGTGGTCCTTTCATAGAGAGATTTATCTTTTTCAATCAGGTGGTGAAGGTTAGAATGGTAACTTTGGAAAGCAAAACGACAGCAGATTTTGGATTTCAGTTGAAAAGTAAGAAGCGGGAAGGAGGGCACAACTTGCGAGCCATGTTGGCAGCATAAAGCCTGCTTATCTGGAATGCCACATGTGAAGCTACCATCTATAATTTATTTCGTTCCCATTATATCCtccatatttttataatttttaccaattaaaactatttttcaTCGCATATTAATATATTCTCTATACATATCAGCAGCGCAACTCTAactaatgataaaaatattattataaatttgacgtcttctatttttttattttttatttaatcaatttaaagatAGCACTATATagagttttattttcttttttgattccaaacgttattatttaataatatttaatttataatttttatttaaataaattttgtattacgtgttattatttaataataaaatgtgtttttaaatgaatattcTAGAAAACTAAATTTGAGAAAGGTCcatgaaataaaaatttgtacaatttagtaataataataataaaaaaaaagtgatcTAACTAGAAACATGTGAATAGTTTTTGatgttaaaaagaaaattatgggTAGATATTAATTTACTCAGTTAAACCATAATGTTACAATAATTATACTATTTTGCTATTATGAATTGGAGGTGGTCTAACTTATGaaaaataatgtatttttttattaatcaaacatatattaagatcaataaaaataaacaacttTTAGTAAAATTCTTATTTTGTTAGTAATTACGTTTGATTTATAGTTTATTGACTAAACTATTTCCTAcaattaaaagtatttttggataaattaaaatccattcattaagaaataaaaatacatcaaaatCATGAATAGATGGACATGAAAGATGATGAGCTTCCATTAAGACATAATAGTAATATAGTAAGAAAGATTGAATGAATAAAAAAAGTGAAGTACGGACTAAACTGAACCGACAGGCAAAAAGGAAGTATTAGTAATTTAATACTAATAGTATCAATTTATTAATAGAAAAATGAGGAGAAGTGGCAAATGATTCAAGGCAAAACAAGAATCATGCCCTAATCCAAATCAAACAAAGACAAAGTTTCCTTTTTAAACAAAGTGGATGTCATTTTTGGTAAAATACAAAGAATTTGAAGGGCAAATAAGGCAAGAAAAGAGAATTAAGTGAAGCAAGTTGTAATTGGGGATTTTGTGGCTTGGTTGAAGGGTGCATGTGAAGGTGATATGGGCCAGCAAAGCCCCCTAAGAGAAAAAGTGAAGGGCAAAGAAATCACATGGGTAAGCACATGCATTTCTCTTTTTTGACAGAAAGAAAAagatatttcaaaaatataagtgggaatttaaatttgaaaaaatatattaatgaaaCTGGGCAGTGTttcaatacagtattttaaaaatgtagCCGGATCAAATGGTTCAACTGATTCCGCTATAAATTGTAGGTCAATCtggtttaatgtttttaatgaaTTGAAATATGATTCAACCTatttaaactgaaaaaaaattataaaaatgattaGAAACTTATGTAAATCTAAAAGAAAGGGCActgttttaaaatagttttcaGAATTGAGCCGGATTGTTTACTGGTTGATTCAA
Coding sequences within it:
- the LOC126678168 gene encoding uncharacterized protein LOC126678168; translation: MADPILEDAAEENFPFGDFLVPCDSTLIGFLHSAIMGVPIPVDPLPYYDIFSAPSPLRLIPRNRRNNPQMTHEWYCFWNRKMGGKIIKTSVGFYQFSARAVVYHVLDTDVTMGFSRTFDFYMGNPSDETHHYTIWRVEEFKINPNIVQVDDDDLAAKRRVSNLVVYKIVRSNDKKLKYPYGYGFEFTDSLLLTFLKRTIQGLDLPGHPIPVDIDVYSYASPEDLPFELCKRSRLDEWHFIRRTDEINFLTRDGFYEMTILQPIYVEIAKNEFILRGYKRTLDFYIRRPPAYAAIKSAWSIIEYQVDPSFIEEWDRRDFVLCKVVNRDSDEEIFAPIGERHWT
- the LOC126678020 gene encoding uncharacterized protein LOC126678020, whose translation is MNSISKNSKISLKNNSTKRTSSTTSIFQRRRRRTSVHARRRVCKKSEAKTTKFSSSKVSDKLEALKNLIPANNGDTVKPDQLFQETADYIVLLKTQVFVLQKLIQFYGSNAAEADNNSNAVVL